From a region of the Mesotoga sp. Brook.08.105.5.1 genome:
- a CDS encoding calcium/sodium antiporter — protein sequence MWPLFIALLMLAAGFILLIKGADFLIDGSVAIAKNLGISELLIGLTIVALGTSAPELAVSVQAAVKGSGIALGNVLGSNIANMALILGVAAFLTPLGVSKTTMSYEIPFVILITVASGALILGNGNGLQRSDGIVLTTFFVIFMMYVFAMAKRDRKISDIVEVEGKRDIELFEKYPVLAWLATIGGTAGVIIGGNLVVNGGSSIARVFGVSDMVIGTTIVAFGTSLPELVTTVAAGKKNRSDLAIGNVVGSNIFNLLLVLGVSATISPILAHRSLVVEISFALGLSIVLPLLLLRTKRLDRPKGVLLMIIYCAFIVSTIISG from the coding sequence GTGTGGCCGTTGTTTATAGCCCTACTGATGCTAGCCGCAGGTTTTATTCTGCTGATCAAGGGAGCCGATTTTCTTATAGATGGATCTGTGGCGATTGCCAAGAATCTCGGGATTTCTGAATTGCTTATCGGACTGACCATTGTCGCTCTAGGAACTTCCGCACCGGAGCTTGCGGTGAGCGTTCAGGCAGCCGTCAAGGGCTCCGGAATCGCTCTCGGTAACGTTCTCGGATCTAATATCGCCAACATGGCGCTGATCCTCGGAGTCGCGGCTTTCTTGACGCCTCTTGGCGTAAGCAAGACAACTATGAGCTATGAAATACCATTTGTGATATTGATCACTGTTGCAAGCGGAGCATTGATACTTGGAAATGGCAACGGTCTTCAGCGAAGCGACGGAATAGTGTTGACTACTTTCTTTGTCATCTTTATGATGTATGTGTTCGCAATGGCGAAGAGAGACAGAAAGATCTCCGACATTGTTGAAGTAGAAGGAAAGAGAGACATAGAGCTCTTTGAGAAGTATCCGGTACTTGCCTGGCTGGCAACTATCGGGGGAACGGCCGGTGTAATTATCGGAGGTAATCTTGTGGTTAACGGGGGATCGTCGATAGCTCGCGTTTTCGGAGTCAGCGATATGGTTATAGGAACGACTATTGTTGCCTTTGGGACGTCTCTTCCGGAGCTTGTAACCACTGTTGCGGCGGGGAAGAAGAACCGCAGTGATCTCGCCATAGGAAATGTGGTGGGATCGAATATCTTCAACTTGCTTCTTGTTCTGGGAGTTTCGGCAACGATATCGCCTATATTGGCCCACAGGTCTCTCGTTGTCGAAATCTCTTTTGCACTGGGACTCTCCATAGTTCTGCCGTTGCTTCTGCTCAGAACAAAAAGACTTGACAGGCCAAAAGGTGTTCTGCTGATGATTATCTACTGTGCATTCATCGTATCGACAATAATTAGCGGCTGA